A DNA window from Sphaeramia orbicularis chromosome 22, fSphaOr1.1, whole genome shotgun sequence contains the following coding sequences:
- the dkc1 gene encoding H/ACA ribonucleoprotein complex subunit DKC1 isoform X1, giving the protein MADAEAASAKKKKKVKRVSGEEVGELQQSGDFFIQPESKVPTLDTSQWPLLLKNFDKLNIRSSHYTPLPSGSNPLKRNIQDYVRAGFINLDKPANPSSHEVVAWIRRILRVEKTGHSGTLDPKVTGCLIVCVDRATRLVKSQQSAGKEYVGIVRLHNAIENEHTLARALETLTGALFQRPPLIAAVKRQLRVRTIYESKLIEYDPEKRLGIFWVSCEAGTYIRTLCVHLGLLLGVGGQMQELRRVRSGVLGEKDNMVTMHDVLDAQWQFDHNKDESYLRRVIFPLEKLLVSHKRLVMKDSAVNAICYGAKIMLPGVLRYEDGIEVNQDVVVITTKGEAICTAVALMTTAVISTCDHGVVAKIKRVIMERDTYPRKWGLGPKASQKKLMIQKGLLDKHGKPNGSTPDDWKDKYVDYSVSKVTDGACDTPKRKRDATDSDSEGAVTTQSAEEVKKKKKKKEKKAKLESEAGAEPAEDGTESEVVESTKKKKKKKQKEREAAE; this is encoded by the exons ATGGCGGACGCAGAGG cagcttcagcaaagaagaagaagaaggtgaagaGGGTCAGTGGAGAGGAAGTGGGG GAGCTCCAGCAGAGCGGGGACTTTTTCATCCAACCAGAGTCCAAAGTGCCCACTTTGGACACGTCCCAGTGGCCTCTGCTGCTCAAG AACTTCGACAAACTGAACATCAGATCCAGCCACTACACACCTCTGCCCAGTGGGAGCAACCCTCTGAAGAGGAACATCCAGGATTACGTCAG GGCGGGCTTCATTAACCTGGACAAACCGGCCAACCCGTCGTCTCATGAGGTGGTGGCATGGATCAGGAGGATCCTGCGGGTGGAGAAGACAGGTCACAGCGGAACCCTGGACCCAAAGGTCACCGGCTGTCTGATCGTCTGCGTCGACCGAGCCACGCGATTGGTCAAGTCACAGCAGAGCGCAG GTAAAGAGTACGTGGGCATCGTCCGACTACACAACGCTATCGAGAACGAACACACTCTGGCCCGG GCCTTGGAGACGCTGACCGGCGCCCTGTTCCAGAGGCCGCCGCTCATCGCCGCCGTCAAGCGTCAGCTGAGAGTGAGGACCATCTACGAGAGCAAACTGATCGAGTACGACCCAGAGAAGAGACTGG GGATCTTCTGGGTCAGCTGTGAGGCTGGGACCTACATACGGACGCTGTGCGTTCACCTGGGGCTGCTGCTGGGGGTCGGAGGTCAGATGCAGGAGCTGAGGAGGGTCCGCTCCGGTGTCCTAGGAGAGAAG GACAACATGGTGACGATGCACGACGTCCTGGACGCACAGTGGCAGTTTGACCACAACAAGGATGAGTCGTACCTGCGGCGCGTCATCTTCCCTCTGGAGAAGCTGCTGGTGTCACACAAACGCCTGGTGATGAAGGACAGCGCT GTCAACGCCATCTGCTACGGCGCCAAGATCATGTTACCGGGCGTCCTCCGGTACGAAGATGGCATCGAGGTCAACCAGGACGTGGTGGTCATCACCACCAAGGGAGAGGCCATATGCACAG CTGTAGCTCTGATGACCACAGCTGTGATCTCAACATGTGACCACGGGGTCGTCGCAAAGATCAAGAGGGTCATCATGGAGCGAGACACGTATCCTCGAAAGTGGGGTCTGGGACCGAAG GCCAGCCAGAAGAAGCTGATGATCCAGAAAGGCCTCCTGGACAAACACGGTAAACCCAACGGCAGCACGCCGGACGACTGGAAGGACAAGTATGTGGACTACAG TGTCTCCAAGGTGACGGACGGGGCATGTGACACACCAAAG AGGAAGAGGGATGCAACAGACAGTGACAGTGAGGGCGCTGTGACGACACAGTCTGCAGaggaagtgaagaagaagaaaaagaagaaagagaagaaggccAAGTTGGAGTCTGAGGCAGGGGCGGAGCCAGCGGAGGACGGGACTGAGTCAGAG GTGGTTGAaagcacaaaaaagaaaaagaagaagaaacagaaggaaaGGGAAGCAGCAGAGTGA
- the dkc1 gene encoding H/ACA ribonucleoprotein complex subunit DKC1 isoform X2 produces MADAEASAKKKKKVKRVSGEEVGELQQSGDFFIQPESKVPTLDTSQWPLLLKNFDKLNIRSSHYTPLPSGSNPLKRNIQDYVRAGFINLDKPANPSSHEVVAWIRRILRVEKTGHSGTLDPKVTGCLIVCVDRATRLVKSQQSAGKEYVGIVRLHNAIENEHTLARALETLTGALFQRPPLIAAVKRQLRVRTIYESKLIEYDPEKRLGIFWVSCEAGTYIRTLCVHLGLLLGVGGQMQELRRVRSGVLGEKDNMVTMHDVLDAQWQFDHNKDESYLRRVIFPLEKLLVSHKRLVMKDSAVNAICYGAKIMLPGVLRYEDGIEVNQDVVVITTKGEAICTAVALMTTAVISTCDHGVVAKIKRVIMERDTYPRKWGLGPKASQKKLMIQKGLLDKHGKPNGSTPDDWKDKYVDYSVSKVTDGACDTPKRKRDATDSDSEGAVTTQSAEEVKKKKKKKEKKAKLESEAGAEPAEDGTESEVVESTKKKKKKKQKEREAAE; encoded by the exons ATGGCGGACGCAGAGG cttcagcaaagaagaagaagaaggtgaagaGGGTCAGTGGAGAGGAAGTGGGG GAGCTCCAGCAGAGCGGGGACTTTTTCATCCAACCAGAGTCCAAAGTGCCCACTTTGGACACGTCCCAGTGGCCTCTGCTGCTCAAG AACTTCGACAAACTGAACATCAGATCCAGCCACTACACACCTCTGCCCAGTGGGAGCAACCCTCTGAAGAGGAACATCCAGGATTACGTCAG GGCGGGCTTCATTAACCTGGACAAACCGGCCAACCCGTCGTCTCATGAGGTGGTGGCATGGATCAGGAGGATCCTGCGGGTGGAGAAGACAGGTCACAGCGGAACCCTGGACCCAAAGGTCACCGGCTGTCTGATCGTCTGCGTCGACCGAGCCACGCGATTGGTCAAGTCACAGCAGAGCGCAG GTAAAGAGTACGTGGGCATCGTCCGACTACACAACGCTATCGAGAACGAACACACTCTGGCCCGG GCCTTGGAGACGCTGACCGGCGCCCTGTTCCAGAGGCCGCCGCTCATCGCCGCCGTCAAGCGTCAGCTGAGAGTGAGGACCATCTACGAGAGCAAACTGATCGAGTACGACCCAGAGAAGAGACTGG GGATCTTCTGGGTCAGCTGTGAGGCTGGGACCTACATACGGACGCTGTGCGTTCACCTGGGGCTGCTGCTGGGGGTCGGAGGTCAGATGCAGGAGCTGAGGAGGGTCCGCTCCGGTGTCCTAGGAGAGAAG GACAACATGGTGACGATGCACGACGTCCTGGACGCACAGTGGCAGTTTGACCACAACAAGGATGAGTCGTACCTGCGGCGCGTCATCTTCCCTCTGGAGAAGCTGCTGGTGTCACACAAACGCCTGGTGATGAAGGACAGCGCT GTCAACGCCATCTGCTACGGCGCCAAGATCATGTTACCGGGCGTCCTCCGGTACGAAGATGGCATCGAGGTCAACCAGGACGTGGTGGTCATCACCACCAAGGGAGAGGCCATATGCACAG CTGTAGCTCTGATGACCACAGCTGTGATCTCAACATGTGACCACGGGGTCGTCGCAAAGATCAAGAGGGTCATCATGGAGCGAGACACGTATCCTCGAAAGTGGGGTCTGGGACCGAAG GCCAGCCAGAAGAAGCTGATGATCCAGAAAGGCCTCCTGGACAAACACGGTAAACCCAACGGCAGCACGCCGGACGACTGGAAGGACAAGTATGTGGACTACAG TGTCTCCAAGGTGACGGACGGGGCATGTGACACACCAAAG AGGAAGAGGGATGCAACAGACAGTGACAGTGAGGGCGCTGTGACGACACAGTCTGCAGaggaagtgaagaagaagaaaaagaagaaagagaagaaggccAAGTTGGAGTCTGAGGCAGGGGCGGAGCCAGCGGAGGACGGGACTGAGTCAGAG GTGGTTGAaagcacaaaaaagaaaaagaagaagaaacagaaggaaaGGGAAGCAGCAGAGTGA